A single Bacillota bacterium DNA region contains:
- the rsgA gene encoding ribosome small subunit-dependent GTPase A: MPIPIQRAYPENAEPQGYSCGFCVRFFRDVLRRIYLNLKDYGWSPQLAEQFQPYEEQGQIPARVTACWSWQYEIATDEEVARAEISGKLRHNALYAARRPVTGDWVAVQKADSEKYIINAVLPRSSCLQRQQVNDNPEAQAIAANIDVCLIIQALAGDYNLARLDRYIALAINAGATPHIVLTKADLVPEADELAKAVQNHHPGVKIDVVSAVSGAGVDQLRQQLNPGRTYVAIGSSGVGKSTLLNVLAAEELMKTASVREEDHRGRHTTTHRQLSVLPGGALYIDTPGIRELELFAPGGLTGTFQDIETLAAACKFRDCTHENEPGCAVRRALESGELTQERLSNYHKLLQEEGMFHKKQIRLNKKVSKTRIKRRGVHYKDYVRGGTDKDWLGDI; this comes from the coding sequence ATGCCCATCCCCATTCAAAGAGCATACCCTGAAAATGCCGAACCACAGGGATACTCCTGTGGTTTTTGTGTGCGCTTTTTTAGGGATGTATTAAGGAGGATTTACTTGAATTTAAAAGATTATGGCTGGAGCCCACAGTTGGCAGAACAATTCCAGCCCTACGAAGAACAGGGCCAGATTCCGGCCCGTGTAACCGCATGCTGGTCCTGGCAGTATGAAATCGCAACCGACGAGGAAGTGGCCCGAGCGGAAATATCCGGTAAACTGCGGCACAATGCCCTTTACGCCGCCCGGCGTCCGGTAACCGGCGATTGGGTGGCGGTCCAAAAGGCCGATTCAGAAAAGTATATTATCAATGCTGTCTTGCCCCGCTCTAGCTGCTTGCAGCGACAACAGGTAAACGACAACCCGGAGGCCCAGGCGATTGCCGCCAATATTGACGTCTGCCTGATTATCCAGGCACTTGCGGGCGATTATAACCTGGCCCGGCTAGACCGCTATATTGCCCTGGCAATAAACGCCGGGGCCACACCGCATATTGTGCTGACCAAAGCCGATCTTGTCCCTGAGGCCGACGAACTGGCAAAAGCCGTGCAGAATCACCATCCCGGAGTAAAGATAGATGTGGTCTCGGCTGTCAGCGGCGCCGGTGTCGACCAGCTTCGGCAACAACTGAACCCAGGCCGCACCTATGTGGCCATCGGCAGCTCCGGTGTCGGCAAATCGACGTTACTCAATGTCCTAGCGGCAGAGGAGCTGATGAAGACCGCCTCCGTCCGTGAAGAGGATCATCGTGGCCGCCACACCACCACCCACCGACAGCTATCTGTCCTGCCCGGTGGCGCGCTCTATATCGACACCCCGGGCATTCGCGAGCTGGAACTGTTTGCCCCGGGCGGACTCACCGGCACGTTTCAAGACATTGAGACCCTAGCCGCCGCCTGCAAGTTCCGGGATTGTACCCATGAAAACGAACCGGGCTGCGCGGTTCGCCGGGCGCTTGAAAGCGGCGAGCTTACCCAAGAGCGCCTTAGCAATTACCATAAACTGCTGCAGGAAGAAGGCATGTTTCATAAAAAGCAGATCCGTCTCAACAAAAAGGTGTCCAAGACCCGCATCAAACGCAGAGGTGTGCACTATAAGGATTATGTCCGTGGTGGCACGGACAAAGACTGGCTGGGTGACATTTAG
- a CDS encoding GNAT family N-acetyltransferase produces the protein MNIKYQTTKDLPQQAVQELYSDAGWLAYTKDIDGLMRALANSLAVISAWDGEELVGLIRVVGDGQSILYIQDILVRKSHKRCGIGSELLNQILEEFRHVRQKVLLTDESPETRGFYEANGFQSCDKGETVAFARFN, from the coding sequence ATGAACATCAAATACCAGACAACAAAAGACCTGCCCCAACAGGCAGTGCAAGAACTGTATAGTGATGCCGGCTGGCTTGCGTACACAAAAGACATTGATGGCCTAATGCGGGCGCTTGCCAACTCCCTGGCGGTTATCAGCGCCTGGGACGGCGAAGAGCTGGTGGGCCTGATCCGGGTGGTAGGCGATGGCCAGTCCATCCTTTATATCCAGGATATCCTGGTGCGAAAATCCCATAAACGCTGCGGCATAGGCAGCGAACTGCTAAACCAAATCCTCGAAGAGTTCCGTCATGTTCGCCAAAAGGTGCTGCTCACCGATGAGTCGCCCGAGACCAGGGGTTTTTATGAAGCCAACGGTTTTCAATCCTGCGACAAAGGCGAAACCGTCGCCTTTGCCCGCTTTAACTAA